The sequence GCCGAAGGGCGAGCGGCACGTGGCGGCATGCTTCAAGCAGTCCCCCACCACCGTCGACTGGCACACGCAGCAGGGCGCAGGCGCAACGCACCTCCCCGGGCGCTACCTCCCGATCGCCGCCCTCGCGGCGCGCGCGGACGACTGACCTCTCACCCCTCGACTTCATGGCTCCCCCGACCACGACCGCCCCCTCCGCCTCGGCGGGTGCCGACGACGCCGTGCGTCGCAGGTACACGGACGACCGCTCGTTCTTCGGCCAACCCGGCGGACTCTCGACCCTCTTCTTCACGGAGATGTGGGAGCGCTTCTCGTACTACGGGATTCGCCCGCTCCTCGTCCTCTACATGACCGCCGCCCTCGCCGACGGCGGTTTCGGCTTCGCCCGCTCGCAGGCATCGGCCATCGTCGGGATCTACGCCGCCAGCGTCTACCTCGCGTCGCTCCCCGGCGGATGGGTCGCCGACCGTTGGCTCGGGCTGCAACGCTCGGTGTGGTACGGTGGCATCTTCATCGCACTCGGGCACCTGTCCATCGGCCTCTCGGCGCTCCTCGCGCACCAGGCGTTCTTCCTGGGGCTCGTCTTCATCGTCATCGGAACCGGACTCCTCAAGCCCAACATCTCGGCCATCGTCGGCGACCTGTACCCCGAGGGTGGAGCGCGCCGCGACGCCGGCTTCTCGATCTTCTACACGGGGATCAACAGCGGCGCCTTCATCGCCCCACTCATCACCGGCCTCCTGGGCGAGCGCGTCGGATGGCACTGGGGCTTCGGCGCCGCCGGCGTGGGCATGCTCCTCGGGGTCATCACCTTCCGCTCCCGGGCCGCGCGCACCCTCGGCCCCCTCGGCGCCACCCCCACGGCCTCGCTCGACGAGCAGCAGCGCGTCAAGCGCTGGGCGCTGGGCGGGATCGCCGCCGTCTTCGCCATCGTCCTGCTGGCGATGTTCGGCATCATCACCGTCGATCCCGTCGCCGTGGCCGAGCGCATGAGCCTGATCATGGCGATCATGGCGGCGCTGTACTTCGGG is a genomic window of Gemmatimonadetes bacterium SCN 70-22 containing:
- a CDS encoding amino acid transporter, translated to MRRRYTDDRSFFGQPGGLSTLFFTEMWERFSYYGIRPLLVLYMTAALADGGFGFARSQASAIVGIYAASVYLASLPGGWVADRWLGLQRSVWYGGIFIALGHLSIGLSALLAHQAFFLGLVFIVIGTGLLKPNISAIVGDLYPEGGARRDAGFSIFYTGINSGAFIAPLITGLLGERVGWHWGFGAAGVGMLLGVITFRSRAARTLGPLGATPTASLDEQQRVKRWALGGIAAVFAIVLLAMFGIITVDPVAVAERMSLIMAIMAALYFGYIFLLAGLTSDEKKRMAVILVLCLFSVVFWAAFEQAPTSLNLFARDFTDRTLFGWEVPTLWLQSANSLFVITLAPVFGALWLVLEKRRLDISSPAKFAFALAMAGLGFVVMVWASNIVIDGAGVVKVSMLWLTVSYLFQTFGELALSPVGLSSMTKLAPRKFVGQMMGLWFLATAMGNLIAGLVGGHVDPENLQQMPQLFQRTAISLFAAAAILAALVIPIRRMMDTTKK